The genome window GGGGTGATTTTGCAGAACTCAAAACTTTCACAGGTCACGGGAGGTTTTGTTCCCTTCATAGTATGTCAGTTTCACTTGCCGAAGTAGGACAAATAGGATGGATTAGCCCTGGCTGAAGCCAAAactctttatatttaaaagaaaaaagcaattattCAGCCTGATTCCTGGGTTTTGAATTACCCCATTTATCTTTCACTCTGAGCATCTGCTTTTTATTGCATTGTGGCCCTGCCTGCCATTTATCTCTCCCCGTCAGTCTCTGGCCACGTGTCATGGGACTCAAAAGTGAagattagaagagaaaaatatctctgtATTCTAAGCCTGGCGACTTCTATTTTTATCCACAGCTGTTGGAACTGATAGCAAAGTCACAGCTCACATCCCTGAGTGGCATCGCCCAAAAGAACTTCATGAACATTTTGGAAAAAGTGGTATTGAAAGGTGagctctctctcactctctcacccctTTTTATAGACATGGGGATGGGCAGATGGAATTTCCAATAGAGTGGACATGTCATTAGATTTAAAGGAAGGTGTGTATAGAAATTAATAACTTCAGCTACATTTCAGGGGTGCCAGATTCCAATTCAGAAAGGAGTGCAACTCATCCTCATGGCAAAGGGTGAGACCGTCACCCTCCTGTCCTTTCTTTAGTGTCATCCAGATGTCCTGCTATAAGCCTTCTCAGGCTTCTTAGTGTAGGCACATGTCCCAACCTTGGCTACGGAGTCTCCAAATTCCAAATTCCTAGAATATTGAGCTATGTATAAAGGCAGAATAGATTCATACACTGTTTGAGCTAGAAGGAATCTTAGGTCTCTGGTTCAGCAGACTCATTGTATacatggggaagctgaggccctgaGAAGAAGTGATTTATCTGTAATCACACAGAGAGTCAGCCAGACAGGATTCTTACCCAAGCTCTAAACTCTGGAACCATGTTCCTTGCACTGACCATTTAAAAGGGACATCACTCCTGGGCAAAAAGGATGGCTTTCTGATCAGGTGAGCCATGGGTGCTGGTGGAACAATGAAAGGAGAAAGGGGCTTTACAGAAAGCCAGGGAGAAGAGAACAAAGAGCGACCTAGATAAAGGAAACTCTACCCCTTAACCTCCAGTGCAGAAGCTTGGCCAAGTGTAGAATAAACAccagtgaaaaagaaaaccatatccCCAGAGGCAATGCCTGGGTAACATGAGCAGAATGGAAAAGATGAAAAGCCCACTTATAAAATACAGGATGTTGCAGTATCATaactgcaattattttttttttcttcccctctcaaGTCCTTGAAGACCAGCAAAACATTAGACTAATAAGAGAACTACTGCAGACCCTCTACACGTCCTTATGTACACTGGTGCAAAGAGTCGGCAAGTCTGTGCTGGTTGGGAACATTAACATGTGGGTGTATCGGATGGAGACGATTCtgcactggcagcagcagctgaaCAACATCCAGATCACCAGGGTAAGCGGGTGCACCCCAGCCTCACCCTCGCAGTCGGTCCCTGCACTGAGATGCTGGACAGCCTCGCCAGGACTTTAAATCCACTCTGGTGATGGAAGAATCTGGTCTATTCTGATCTGATGCTTGGTCCTGGTGCTGAAGGTGGGCTGGGGGAACCTCCTGATAcagggagggtgggaagaagaACTTGGCAGAACAGGACCAAAGTGCATGAAAGATGACAGATGGCAGTTGAACCATCGTGGGAAAACTGGAAACTTGGCTTTTGGGGAGATGCTGGCTGTCGTGCTGAAATCTTTAGTGGGGTTCAGAGATCTCTCTTTGCCCATTTCCTTATAAAGAATGAGTTGTGTGCAGCTTTGGGCTGCTGCCTTGGATACAATAGAGCTGTGAAGGCCGTGGCTTGCAGCACTGGTACCAGCCTTCTAAAATTCTAGTTTCAACTATTGGTAGTTATGACAAAGGAAGCCTTTGATTAAAGACTGTAAACGTACATGTGGGAAAAGATGAGCAATTCTCactgaaagcaaaaagaaaaagccctATGTTACCAGCGAAGCATGGCTGTCTGTATCAGTAGTTTCTTTTGGCTTTCAAAACACGACTTGGCCCTCAGCTCTTGTCCTCTTACTAGTGAGCAGGAGGACTAAGGCACACAAAAAATGTGAGAAAGATGCTGGTGTAATCTCTTAGGGCTCACTAATGGACAGACGCACTTAGGCAGCTCACGTAGCACTTTGCTTGTTTATCTAATCGCCAGCAGTGGCTGTGTTAAGTGGTTTCCGGGACCCACAGTGATAATTTTGGGGCTGCCCCATGTTGGGAGAAGGTAGCATGAAGAAATCTCTTTGACCTCTTTTAAATAACCATTTTACTGTATGaagttttcaaaatacatatcCTTGACTTTACTGTTaatgacctctctgtgccttagatTTTTAAGCTCTGAAACACAGGGAATAATTAGAAGCCTCAGAGTTCTGTGACTTCCTTAGAGTCACTTAGGCTACgacacccacactcacacacacccacatgcacacacacacacacacacacacacacacaggcatgcacgcACAGAGAGGAGCACAAATGCAAGTCATCATTCAGAAACAATCTCAAATTCTTTGATTATTTAAAGAGAATGTGTTTATTATGAACATTTACCTGATTTGATTTATTCAATAATGTCCTCATTCCCATCCCTCAAGTGTAGGCGTAGTTTGACCATGTGAATTGAGACCCAAGTTCCCAGCTTACCTGTCACAGAAAACCCACTTACACCTTCTACCTGATTGCTGGCATTCTCTGTGGCCTGGACTTAATACTTACTGTTTTTTCTAAGCCCAGGAGAGAAATTTCCCAGCCAGTGATATAAATGAGCAAGTTCCATTTGTCCTAAGGGCATCTTCCCTCCAGCAATTTTGGAATGGTCACACTTGCCCAGAGTTGCCTCTATTCCTTCTGCCCACCTTCTAGGAGACCCCTTGGCCACCTCTGTCCCCATACCTTGCACTGCCATGGGCTTACTTCCTCAGAGCCCTTCATAGCTGATGCACAGACACCCTGGGAAGTAGCCATTGTGATTGCTATTACTCTtctcagggaaggggaggagtggGGACCAGAGAAGTTCAGTGACTTTTCCAGAGTCACGCAGCAATTAGGGCCAGAGCTGAGGCCCGAACCCTGATCTCCTTATTCCTAAAATGGCGAAGCTTGCTTAACATCGGTGGTTTCCAAACTTTTTTCAATTTAGCTTTCTTCCAACTATTTATCCAATGATCCGgctttatttaaatctctttaatcCAATGAAATCCCAtgcagaagagatcaaacactGAAGCTCACTCCCTCTTTTGCACGAGGAGCTCCAGCCAAGCCGTGCTGTTCTCTGCACACTCTGAGCTTGGTCCTGCCTCCAGGCTTTTAAGCTTGATGCCTTCTGTGACCTTCCAATCCATCAACACCACGAGCACATCACCTTCCTCAGTGCAGTTGTTACAATCTGAAATTGCCTCACGTGGATGCACTTTTCTGTCTCCGTCCACCGACTTATGAACTCCATAAAAAAAGGGCGTTACCCACCTTACTCCCtgtacctggcacagagcaggagaTAGTCGATAACttttagttgaataaatgaatggttgAAGAGGAGTCTCCAACCACGGCTCGCCTGAAGTGCTTGTTCAATGTTCAAAGGAACACAGTTGGAAAGTACTGCCCCGTGTTAGGGATGACGATGACAATTTGCCAAGTTCAGGATTTAGGGCAAGTTACTCAATCTCTCCATGCCTCGCTTTCCTCaattggaaaatagagaaaataatgccTCCCTCATAGCCCTGGTGTGAGATTtcttatgttaatatataaaaagcagtTGGCATAGTGCCTGATGCAGAGTAAGTATTGTAAATgtggtagctgttattattactaaGGGTTTGCTCTGTGTAGACACTCTTCTGAGTCCTTTATGTGTATTAACTCCTTTAGAGAATAATTGTAAGTAGGAGTCATCATAGTGGCTAATGTTtactgggcactgtgctaagtacttctACGCGTTGTCTCATCTGCTCTGCCTAGCAACCCTATGAGATATATTTATCCACattttgtaaaagagaaaaatgtactGAGTAGTTAAGAATAATGTGGCCGGGGCAGTGGCATGAGAACTAAAGCCAGGCCTCTCTGCAGAGGCTGTGCCttgtcccttcctctctcctgtcctctgcccctACTCTCCTTGGCTCTGAGCCACATCGTTTTGAGAGCTGGGCTGGAACCCACGGAGCCCTGAAGGGCTTTGCACACAGATGCCCGCCTCTCCAGAGGAAAGTAGGATTGAGAGAGAAAAcgagaggaaaaaagagaaaggacttaATTACTTCAGTCTGGACTGTATTTtaaaactcacttttttttttttttatcagtttggCCCAAAGAGAAGTATATTGTTACATGAAAATATTAAGGTGACTTTCATAGTAAATGCTTTTATTTGCCAAAGTTCTATCAGTATTTGCCCAGCACATaatcttgttttcctttgaaattttcaCATCTAATTCAATGGAGCCAGCTtttactagaaaaaataattaatataataaaagatgaaggaagaaaattaagagaagTGGTTTGTAgggggaaaaatcaaaataatgacaGTATGCTGTGGGCAAAGCAGGGTCTAGAAGCGTGTGAGGGGCAAGGGGAGACAGGTACAAGTGGATCTTAGCCAAATGCTGGATTAGAGGAGCAAGagtgacttatttttcttttatatgtttatattcaaaAAGAAGAAGGCTCACAAGTAGTTAACCATTTCTCAGGAGTAAGGACTCAGCATGgggtctgggcaaggatttttgGAAAAGTGCAGGTTTGAAAATTTGACAGAGTGAACTCTGCCAAGTGGACTTGCCTTTAATGGGAGTTAATGTAATAATTGGCCTGGGAGTTTTAACCAAAAAAGTAGAGGCTTTGAAGtgctggaaacaaaaagaaaatctcatgGCAGTTTTATTAGCTCATATGATCAGCAGCAGATGATAAACGACAAATAGGTCTAGGGCCTTCTGCCGTTGGCAAAGACCTGAATTTTGCAAACAATTGAAAGTTCTGCGGAGCAGCCTGAGGTAGAACCCAGCGATACAAATTGTCAAGTCATAGATAATTCTGATGAATGGGAGGCCGAAGCCCTTCCAAGTCTGAGATTGTTAGAACTGAGGGATCTTCAGTCTTCTAAACCATTCATTTTGaacgtggggaaactgagacccagactTCCCCAGGGAGCCTGGGATCCAGATCCACTGTTTGTGCATCCAGTTTTCATCCCATGCCACCCCCCCTTCTCAGGGGTTCAGCCCTCCCAGGGCCCCTCACCTCGGCCCCCTCCCGTGTCATGACTTTCCTGCCTTGCAGGGGATGCAGGAGGGAATTGCTGAGACTGAGTGTCCCCTGGAATCCTCTGTGTGTTTGGGCATCGATGTGCTTCATACAGTTTGAGGAGGGAAATTGATACCCATTCTCAAGGTATCGATTCTCAGGGTATTAACCCTTTCTGAGCTAAGAAAGGGTTTCTtcatcctgtatttttttttcctgtgacctCTCAGAGGTAACAGAATACTGACCTAAAAATGTCAGTAGTCCAAAATTGAGAGTTCACCCAGAACTGGTGTGGAAAGACAAGGAACACAGTCCCACATGATCTGCTGACTTCTGCAACATGCTGTTGATGCTCAAGACATATCAGCAAATATATTTGAGGACCTCCTGGGTACAGATTGTTCCCATGGCACTTTGTGCTACCCTCTGTGATGGCATATTATTCTGTCACTATTTGCTTGTGTTCCTGGGTCTCTCGCCAGCCTAAAGAGCTCGTTGCAGCAACCTCAGCACCAAACCACAGTAGGCACTCAAGAGAGCTTGTCTGTGCTGGGCTAGTCTGCAAGGGATACAGAATTAGACCTTGCCCTCAGGGATGTAGGTCTGGATGGGGTATCATGAgctcatcaaaattttaaacaataaaggcTTAAATATAAATTCAAGGGTATAGAAGAAGCACCTAGAAAAGCTCATAATTAATTGCCTATGTATTATCCAGAAACCAAGAGTTTGTGAAATATCCCATGGAGCCCTAGGTTTCAATAGAAATGCAGCGATGGATGATGGAGCTTAGGCCAAAGGGTTCTGGACCAGCCATTCCCCATGtgcccagacacacacacacacacacacacacacacacacacacacacaccagtgcaGGATTTTGTATTATTGTTGCTTTCTACCTATTTAATTATTTGGATTTCATTTATTCCAccgatatttattgagtgtcttctatgtgctgggcactgttctagacacCAGGAACACAGTGGtggtaaaagataaaaattcctgccttcatggagcttaagTTCTCACAGGAATGTTTTCTTCAAGGTTCCTTTTATAAAAGGATTACATTATATGACAAAAAGGAGGATATTGCAAAAAGTGTCTGAAAAAGATCAGGAATTCTAGGAAGGTGCAACGAGTAAGGCCTAAGGAAGTCACAAAAGCAAAAAAGGGCTTTCAGAGGAAGCGGGTTTGAATGGAATGTAGCGGGGTGAGATTTGTCCAGGCAGAGGACTGGGCAGGCAAAGGCATCGAGGACGTGTGAGCAAGGTGTGTTTGGGTGCCCATGAGTAACCTGCTTGGAGGGACCAGAGATCACAAGGGGGCCGTGAGATCGAAGCCCAGGTTGGCAGCCTGGGTTGCTCCATCCAGGGCAATGAGGCCTTCCAGAAGGTATGAATCTTGTCATCCAGTGAACTGAGTGAAGCAGGAGAATATAACATGTGCTATCTGGAGaatctgttgttgttgttgttgttgttgttgttgttgtttttgagaatCTTTGAGAATAAAAGTACAAACCTTTGTGAAACTGAGGAAAATCCCTCTGGCACATTCAGCTCAAGCCACTCCAGGCCATTCTTGTGGGTCTTGGCTGTGGGTCCCGGTTCTGCATTTAGGATGGGGAGAATTACTGCCTTTGACCTCTGATCCTTAAACCGACTTAAGGGTAGAGGGCGAGGGGACAGCTGCCTCCTTGGAGGGTGTCAGCGGGTGAATTTGCTGCTCTCTGACCCCCAGCTTGTCATCCTTCTCTCTGCAGCCTGCCTTCAAAGGCCTCACCTTCACTGACCTGCCCCTGTGCTTGCAACTGAACATCATGCAGCGGCTGAGCGACGGGCGGGACCTGGTCAGCCTGGGCCAGGCAGCCCCTGACCTGCACGTGCTCAGCGAGGACCGGCTGCTGTGGAAGAAGCTCTGCCAGTACCACTTCTCCGAGCGCCAGGTCGGTGGGGCCCGGCTGGCCGCCCCCCCGgccctcccttctctgccctgccctgccctgagccCCCCTGGCGTCCTTCTCAAGCATGAGGTGTGGGTGACTCCTACCCCAGGGCCTTCTGGTGTGACTAGAAAATGACAGTCTAAGGAGTTTGTAAATAATGAGTGTGTGAgggattgtttgtttgtttgtttgttttcaggtagttttaatgggggaaaaaactTACATTCTTACCCTATTTGCATTTTACAACTTGctcaaaaaaaattcataaattggcacccatcttttctttctataaCCAGATAACTTACCTTTTTTTGGTGCTTTGCAGTGAAAGTGCTTTtacagacattatttcattttatttgaatgaCTCACGAAAGGATAATTATTATTCTGCCCACTTTAAACAGATGAAGAGACAACAGCCACAAATGGCTAAGTGACATATCCAAATTAGTGAAGCGGCTCTCTGGGTGAGGAAACTGGCCTTGAACTTGAATTTAGGCCTCCAGATACCAACTCCAAGCCTGTTTCCCCTCGTCATGCTGCCTCTAGTTTGTCggtctttttccagtttctttataTAGATGTGTGAGTTTAACAAGTCCTGTTCGTGAAACCACtaatatttagatataaaataGAGCCACAGTGCCAAGCAGTTATTGCATCTCCCTGGAAATAATCACTCAAGTCTatacagcaaagaaaaaattgaagttGTTTACTAAGATCACCTAAACTTTAAAGGACCATCCAAATGTGATTTAGTAAAGGTCACTAAGAACAAATCAGCAGtcacctgttttcttttaaagactgGTTAAAAGCTACTGTTTCACTGGAGAGAGCTAAGAAAGTACTTCTTTATATCTTGATAGTTTTTTCCTCTGGCTATTGTAGggtagagattttaaaaaagaggaaaagagggtgGGAGAATTTTTCTAAACAAGAAAAGCACAAACCGTCTTCCTGACAAACCATCTTCTTGACAAACTCTCCTGAAActtccttcattcatttgattttttagaTCCGCAAGCGATTAATTTTGTCAGACAAAGGGCAGCTGGATTGGAAGAAGATGTATTTTAAACTTATTCGATGTTACCCAAGGAAagagcaatatggagacaccctTCAGCTTTGCAAACACTGTCACATTCTTTCCTGGAAGGTATGTGTCTCAGAGGTGGCCCCCACAGACCCCTAGCCCAGCTCCTAAAAGCCAATAGTGCCAGCCACCCTTGCGAGGCCAAATCCTTTCCTATTCTTTCCCTGTATCAGCCCCCAGCTTAAAGTTAGGGTGAAACTGCTTCAGTGCCTGGGAGGAGTAGAAAGGGCAGAGGACTTTCAAAGACCTTCATTTTCTTCACCcccttatgtttttctttttttgtaaaccACCCACCCCTAAGTCCTCCTATCTCTGTGTGCACGGGTGCACATGCATGTGGATGCAAACACACAGCTCTTTAGTTTTTCCAAACCTGTAGCATTCTCAACAGAGAATCGTTGTTTTGAATTTGAGCAATGCCTTATGGTGCCAAAAGCCGATGAGATGCCTCTGAGAACTCAAACCTAACCACGATGTTCCCTTCCAGGGCACTGACCATCCGTGCACCGCCAATAACCCAGAGAGCTGCTCCGTTTCACTTTCACCCCAGGACTTTATCAACTTGTTCAAGTTCTGAATCTCAGCACGTGACAACACTGCAGAAGGGTCCCCCTGCTGATTGGATCGCTGGGAATATGGTGTTTGGACGCTTCATTTGTaaatagtgtacattttaaaCATTGGCTCAAAACTTCTGAGATAAGTCATTGAGAAGACATTGGAGGGGAAGGATGCAGTTGCTGACTGGGAATTTAAGAATGTGAACTTCTCATTAGAATTGGTATGGAAAACAGAAATActgtaaataaactttttttttttcctaacaatttGCCAGCAAGACTATAAGGGGCAAGAATTCTATTTCAGCAGTGAAAATGGAATTCTCTTGATGTTTGTGGAAACTCCTTTATAGTTCCCtaggaagaaaaaggcaaaactcaGATACAAAATAGAACACTCTTTGTTTACAATGTGAAAATttgtttaggaagaaaaaagagagggagaaagaagaaaaactacatATAAGAAATCCTTGGGTTTTGGGTTTTGATTTGGAGTTTGTTTTGAAAAGCAAGGAAAGCACAGCACCACCCATCCTAACCCGCGCAGGCGTAGGGCCTTATCCCGCAGAGACACCACACAAGGGTCTACCTCTAACGTAGAGTGCTCTGACAACGCGCATGATACAATAGGCAGTGTCTGTTCTTCTCGTAAATGTTTTCATCACtataaaaagtgattttaaatagAAAGGGATGTTGGGAGCAACCCTCACCTTGTTTCACACTCCCTTTTCAGGCAAACAGGGCCCTCTTTGGAGGTGCCTCTTTCCTAGAACCACCCCAGagtactttttttcctttcatgttgTGACTCCTCTGGGGAAACAGAAGGCCAATTTAAAACAGTTCCAGAGGAAGTCCTGCCGCAGAAGAGATAGAATTAGTCTCGCGATAGGTGTGAAGGTTTCCTGATTCCCCTTGAACTTCCTGGCTCTTCCAGGCCTCCTTGGGTATCCTCCTGGATGAGGATACGTCTGTGGACTGATTGGAGCCCAAGTGCTGAGGCTTGAAAGACTGGTTTTCCCTATCAGCCCATTCGATGTTTTACCCGTTGCTGTTCCCCTTGCCAGGGTGATGAGCTGGGGAGCTTTTCTTTAGGTCCGACATCAAAGTTTAATCAACCTGAGCCAGGGCTTTTGGCAAGGTTGATTAAAAGTAAAGGCTGGCGTTCCACCCAAATAGGAAGCAGAGGTACCATAAGTTCATCTTAAACTTGCTTGGGAGCTGGACAGTCAAAAACATGAAGACCCCAGGGGGTCCTACCAGGCAAATATTAGCAGTCactgtggaagaaaggaaatcTCAGGACTTTATGAGTTAATTGTAAAATATtcctgggaagggctgggggatgtttttgttttttactttttatagagtGTTGCTTTTCTACAACAATGTACATATATTTGCagttgtatttgcttttgttttttttttttttttccaaataaaattgtCACCCTGCATGCCGTTGGCAAAAAAGTGAAGCAGAAATAGGAACTTGGTTCACATTCATGTTGAGGAACAGTGTATCCTTAAAGGTTGATCTTTGGGGTGATCCAGAAAAGGGGAAAGATGGCTAAGCATGTATAGAAACAAGGCAAGGGACAAGCTAGTGACGAAACACCTTGTCATAACCTTCCCTCAATAACACAATCTGCATGTCAGCATTCTGAAGAGAAGCAAACTACTATTCAGTGCTCCTCACTTTGCAATGTTTGTGCCTACAGCAGGActtctcagtatttttttcattatcatccCAAGACGAAAAAacctaaaatgaatttaaattttccctaataagaaaaagtaaatatgaaagaataaGATTTCTGTTGCGTAAGGTTGAGCCTTGGAGGGCCAGAAACCATTGTAATAACTAAGGTTTATTTTTTGCAATCTTCTTCTCCCCCTGAATCAATTTCACATTGGGAATGCAGGGCCTAGCATGTTGAATAAAAAGCTACTTCTTCCATAATTGTCAGGTTCTCTCAAATTTCTCAGCTTCCTTAAAGATGTAGGGTGGAGCTGGGTCTGCCATTACTGGGAGAGCTCTGGAAACTTTGACTACAAATGACAGTTTTAGATTGAGGGTTTCATGGCCTTCTGCATCTTCCTGTCCACTTGTGACCTCTGCTCTTTCCTGCTGATCAAGAAGGTAGAAACTCCCCAGCCCCTTCAGGTTTGCAGTCCTAGAAACGTGGCCAGCTTTGTACTGCTAGCACAAAACTGGGGAACCAGGCAACAGCATGCATCTGCGCAAGATGACCCTGCCCCAAGTGACAGGGTTACCGTCTTCTGAAATGTTTGCCAAGATGGTGCCTGTGGGCTCTCCCCGTGTCCTTTGATGGTATTGGAGGTGGTGTATGACAGAGTCAAGgaaatttaagggaaaaagaggaaatcaaCATTTATGGTTCGCCTTCATTGGAAGACGAGAATGGGAAGGAAATGGcaggtggagagggagagggaaaggcatAGAAATGGCATGTCTCTGATGCTGTGGCTTGTGTATGTGATGGGAAGTGCACAGCATGCACGGACAGTCTGTGCTGGACACCTGTGGTACCTGTTCAGCATGACCGGAGCCTCAGATATAAGTAAAGTGAGTTAAAAACTAAACTTTTGCTCCCTGGGCACTAATAGTCTATAGAATTCCTATGGGCAAATCCTCTCAGGACAACCTGacctagaaaatataaacaaagaatcCCTGTCTCAGAACTGCTGGTCTAAAAGCCAGAAGGGCATGACGATGGCAATTGCTGGAAGAGATAGAATGCTCTACTCCCTTTGCTGTGCCTACCTACCCCCACCCTAAACCCTGTAAAGCAGAATTCAAAATTGATGTCAACTATGAAGTAAGTAATTCAGACTTCCAAAGAAGGCAAGTGTTCTGTCCAGGGCAGTGGGAGCAAATCCACAGGGATGTTAAGATTTGGTCCAGCTCAAGGTTTGTGGGCAGCCAGCCTAGGAGTCTCTTGAGAGTAAGGCCCAGCATTTGGGGAAAGGAGAATATGTGAAGTTTAGGAGTGTTCACTTTAGAACAagatccagaaaaagaaaatccaatgaCATTTTAAACTAGATTGCGTTATTACTCAACGCTGTTACTTTGGGCAGACAAATCAGTTGAATGGAAGGGC of Lemur catta isolate mLemCat1 chromosome 9, mLemCat1.pri, whole genome shotgun sequence contains these proteins:
- the FBXO32 gene encoding F-box only protein 32, translating into MPFLGQDWRSPGQSWVKTADGWKRFLDEKSGSFVSDLSSYCNKEVYNKENLFNSLNYDVAAKKRKKDILNSKTKTQYFHQEKWIYVHKGSTKERHGYCTLGEAFNRLDFSTAILDSRRFNYVVRLLELIAKSQLTSLSGIAQKNFMNILEKVVLKVLEDQQNIRLIRELLQTLYTSLCTLVQRVGKSVLVGNINMWVYRMETILHWQQQLNNIQITRPAFKGLTFTDLPLCLQLNIMQRLSDGRDLVSLGQAAPDLHVLSEDRLLWKKLCQYHFSERQIRKRLILSDKGQLDWKKMYFKLIRCYPRKEQYGDTLQLCKHCHILSWKGTDHPCTANNPESCSVSLSPQDFINLFKF